One Natronomonas moolapensis 8.8.11 genomic region harbors:
- a CDS encoding ATP synthase subunit A, with amino-acid sequence MSQATASETTDEGVIESVSGPVVTATDLGARMNDVVYVGEEGLMGEVIEIEGDITTIQVYEETSDVAPGEPVENTGEPLSVDLGPGMLDSIYDGVQRPLDVLEEKMGAFLDRGVDAPGIDLEKTWEFDPEVEVGDEVTAGDVVGIVPETESIDHKVLVPPGYEGGEVTAIESGSFTVDEAVVELDSGEEIAMRQEWPVREPRPTVEKETPTTPLISGQRILDGLFPIAKGGTAAIPGPFGSGKTVTQHQLAKWADADIVVYVGCGERGNEMTEVIEDFPELEDPKTGKPLMSRTCLIANTSNMPVAARESCVYTGITIAEYYRDMGYDVALMADSTSRWAEAMREISSRLEEMPGEEGYPAYLAARLSEFYERAGKFQNLNGSEGSISAIGAVSPPGGDFSEPVTQNTLRIVKCFWALDADLAERRHFPSINWNESYSLYTEQLDPWWRENVNEEYPEVRQWAVDVLDEESELQEIVQLVGKDALPDDQQLTLEVARYIREGWLQQNAFHDVDTYCEPEKTYLMLTAIQHFNEEAFEALEAGVPVEEIVDVDSVSRLNRMNTQEDFEEYIDELKDDIAEELREHY; translated from the coding sequence ATGAGTCAAGCAACTGCAAGCGAAACCACAGACGAGGGCGTAATCGAGAGCGTCAGCGGTCCGGTCGTGACCGCGACCGATCTCGGTGCCCGGATGAACGACGTCGTCTACGTCGGCGAGGAAGGGCTGATGGGCGAGGTCATCGAGATCGAAGGGGACATCACCACGATCCAGGTGTACGAGGAGACGTCCGACGTCGCCCCCGGCGAGCCCGTCGAGAACACGGGCGAACCGCTCTCGGTCGATCTCGGTCCGGGCATGTTGGACAGTATCTACGACGGCGTCCAGCGGCCGCTGGACGTTCTCGAAGAAAAGATGGGTGCGTTCCTCGACCGCGGTGTCGACGCACCCGGTATCGACCTCGAAAAGACCTGGGAGTTCGACCCAGAGGTCGAGGTCGGCGACGAAGTCACTGCGGGCGACGTCGTCGGGATCGTCCCCGAGACCGAAAGCATCGACCACAAGGTGTTGGTGCCGCCGGGCTACGAGGGCGGGGAGGTCACCGCGATCGAGTCGGGGTCGTTCACCGTCGACGAGGCGGTCGTCGAACTCGACAGCGGCGAGGAGATCGCGATGCGCCAGGAGTGGCCGGTTCGGGAGCCCCGACCGACGGTCGAAAAGGAGACGCCGACGACGCCGCTGATTTCGGGTCAGCGCATCCTCGACGGTCTGTTCCCGATCGCGAAGGGCGGGACCGCGGCGATTCCGGGGCCGTTCGGCTCGGGAAAGACGGTCACCCAACACCAACTCGCCAAGTGGGCCGACGCGGACATCGTCGTCTACGTCGGTTGCGGCGAGCGTGGCAACGAGATGACGGAGGTCATCGAGGACTTCCCCGAACTGGAGGACCCGAAGACGGGCAAACCGCTCATGTCCCGGACGTGTCTCATCGCGAACACGTCCAACATGCCGGTCGCGGCGCGCGAGTCCTGCGTGTACACCGGAATCACGATCGCCGAGTACTACCGCGATATGGGCTACGACGTGGCGTTGATGGCCGACTCCACCTCGCGGTGGGCCGAAGCCATGCGGGAGATCTCTTCGCGGCTCGAGGAGATGCCCGGCGAGGAGGGTTACCCGGCGTATCTGGCGGCTCGCCTCTCGGAGTTCTACGAACGCGCCGGCAAGTTCCAGAACCTCAACGGCAGCGAGGGCTCGATCTCGGCGATCGGTGCCGTCTCGCCGCCCGGCGGGGACTTTTCGGAACCGGTCACCCAGAACACGCTGCGTATCGTGAAGTGTTTCTGGGCGCTCGATGCGGACCTGGCCGAACGGCGGCACTTCCCGTCGATCAACTGGAACGAGTCCTACTCGCTGTACACCGAACAGCTCGATCCGTGGTGGCGCGAGAACGTCAACGAGGAGTACCCAGAGGTGCGGCAGTGGGCCGTCGACGTCCTCGACGAGGAGAGCGAACTGCAGGAGATCGTCCAACTCGTCGGCAAGGACGCGCTGCCGGACGACCAACAGCTCACCCTGGAGGTCGCCCGCTACATCCGCGAGGGGTGGCTCCAGCAGAACGCCTTCCACGACGTCGACACCTACTGTGAGCCCGAGAAGACCTACCTCATGTTGACCGCGATCCAACACTTCAACGAGGAGGCCTTCGAGGCGCTCGAGGCCGGCGTCCCCGTCGAGGAGATC
- a CDS encoding V-type ATP synthase subunit F translates to MSQEIAVVGSPDFTTGFRLAGVRRFENVTDEEKDEHLDDAVTSALDDDGVGIVVMHDEDVEQLSRTVRQRVETSVEPVVVTLGGGTGSGNLREQIKRAIGIDLMDE, encoded by the coding sequence ATGAGCCAGGAGATCGCCGTGGTCGGCAGCCCGGATTTCACGACAGGCTTCCGTCTCGCCGGCGTCCGGCGCTTCGAGAACGTGACCGACGAGGAGAAAGACGAACACCTCGACGACGCCGTCACGTCGGCGCTCGACGACGACGGCGTCGGGATCGTCGTGATGCACGACGAAGACGTCGAACAGCTGTCACGCACAGTCCGACAACGGGTCGAAACGAGTGTCGAACCGGTCGTCGTCACGCTGGGCGGCGGGACCGGTTCGGGCAATCTGCGCGAGCAGATCAAACGCGCCATCGGCATCGACCTGATGGACGAGTAA
- a CDS encoding V-type ATP synthase subunit C produces MSVKTEGSSNYEYVTARARSRRAKLFDGDDYRKLVRMGPGEIARFMEDSEYETEMNALGTRHSGVDLIEYALNRNLSKHFDDLLTWADGPLYEYIANYLRKFDAWNIKTIIRGIYTGADREDVEDDLIRTGEFAGRTLDRLVEATSIEDAIEALSGSIFGEPLEEAYEDFESSDVLVPLENAVDRAFFAHLLDDIGQPEPDTPIALYREFLEAEIDFRNLRNALRIARSGAEIDPGEYFIEGGQLFDATELGTLAANTDDLVTAIKESTYGDDLSKALDELESATSLIGFEHALNTALLEYSEKLSNRYPLSICPVLSYILAKEREVENIRAIARGREAGLPVEEIEEELIQ; encoded by the coding sequence ATGAGCGTCAAAACTGAGGGAAGTTCGAACTACGAATACGTCACCGCGAGAGCGCGATCGCGGCGGGCGAAGCTGTTCGACGGGGACGACTACCGGAAGCTAGTCCGGATGGGTCCGGGCGAGATCGCCCGCTTTATGGAGGACAGCGAGTACGAAACGGAGATGAACGCCCTCGGGACGCGGCACTCCGGGGTCGATCTCATCGAGTACGCGCTGAACCGGAACCTCTCGAAACACTTCGACGACCTGTTGACGTGGGCCGACGGGCCGCTCTATGAGTACATCGCGAACTACCTCCGGAAGTTCGACGCCTGGAACATCAAGACGATCATTCGCGGTATCTACACCGGCGCCGACCGCGAGGACGTCGAGGACGACCTCATCCGGACGGGGGAGTTCGCGGGACGGACGCTCGATCGACTGGTCGAAGCCACGAGCATCGAGGACGCCATCGAGGCGCTGTCGGGGAGCATCTTCGGCGAACCGCTCGAAGAGGCCTACGAGGACTTCGAGAGCTCGGACGTGTTGGTCCCCCTCGAGAACGCCGTCGACCGCGCGTTCTTCGCGCACCTGCTCGACGACATCGGACAGCCGGAACCGGACACGCCGATCGCGCTGTACCGGGAGTTCCTCGAGGCCGAGATCGACTTCCGGAACCTCCGGAACGCGCTTCGGATCGCCCGAAGCGGTGCCGAGATCGACCCGGGCGAGTACTTCATCGAGGGGGGCCAGCTCTTCGACGCCACCGAACTCGGTACGCTCGCGGCGAACACCGACGATTTGGTGACGGCGATCAAAGAGAGTACGTACGGCGACGACCTCTCGAAGGCGCTTGACGAACTCGAGTCGGCAACGAGTCTCATCGGGTTCGAACACGCGTTGAACACCGCACTGCTCGAGTACTCCGAGAAGCTGTCGAATCGGTACCCGCTGTCGATCTGTCCGGTGCTCTCGTACATCCTCGCGAAGGAGCGCGAGGTCGAGAACATCCGGGCGATTGCCCGCGGTCGCGAGGCCGGCCTTCCGGTCGAGGAGATCGAGGAGGAGCTGATACAATGA
- a CDS encoding V-type ATP synthase subunit E, with amino-acid sequence MSLDTVVEDIRDEARARAEEIRETGETRADEIVSEARREADDIRSEADREVERTIEQEREQKLSSAKLEAKQARLEARREVLEEVRNDVEAQIAEIDGEERESLTRSLLDAASEEFDAGSVRVRGSEADAELLASIVGEYDGFEVGEPIDCLGGVVVEADGSRVRVNNTFDSVLEDVWEENLRDISARLFEE; translated from the coding sequence ATGAGCCTTGATACGGTCGTAGAGGACATCCGAGACGAAGCCCGCGCGCGTGCAGAGGAGATACGCGAGACGGGGGAGACGCGAGCCGACGAGATCGTCTCCGAGGCCAGACGGGAGGCCGACGATATCCGATCGGAGGCCGACCGCGAGGTCGAGCGGACGATCGAACAGGAGCGCGAGCAGAAGCTTTCGAGCGCGAAACTCGAGGCGAAGCAGGCCCGTCTCGAAGCGCGCCGTGAGGTTCTCGAGGAGGTCCGCAACGACGTTGAAGCACAGATCGCCGAGATCGACGGCGAGGAGCGCGAGTCGCTGACCCGGTCGCTTCTGGACGCCGCAAGCGAGGAGTTCGACGCGGGGTCCGTCCGCGTCCGCGGCAGCGAAGCCGACGCCGAACTGTTGGCGTCGATCGTCGGCGAGTACGACGGCTTCGAGGTCGGCGAGCCGATCGATTGTCTCGGCGGCGTCGTCGTCGAGGCCGACGGCTCGCGCGTCCGAGTGAACAACACGTTCGACTCCGTTCTCGAAGACGTCTGGGAGGAGAACCTGCGCGATATCAGCGCGCGTCTCTTCGAAGAATGA
- a CDS encoding A-type ATP synthase subunit K → MFELATVASSVAPVLQEGAVGGPAIEPAAAAALAVGLAAFGAGYAERGIGAAAVGAMAENEDLFGRGLILTVLPETLVILALVVVFVV, encoded by the coding sequence ATGTTTGAACTTGCTACTGTCGCCAGCAGTGTTGCACCGGTACTCCAAGAAGGGGCCGTAGGCGGTCCCGCTATCGAGCCCGCGGCAGCCGCCGCGCTCGCAGTCGGTCTCGCCGCGTTCGGCGCGGGCTATGCGGAGCGTGGCATCGGCGCCGCGGCCGTCGGCGCGATGGCTGAAAACGAAGACCTCTTCGGCCGGGGCCTGATCCTGACGGTCCTGCCCGAGACGCTCGTCATCCTGGCGCTGGTCGTCGTCTTCGTGGTCTAA
- a CDS encoding V-type ATP synthase subunit I, with protein sequence MDDAIEAVHELNLVHVTDYDGAWEGFSPGNPIEGAEEAASRLVTVRALESTLGVEESDAGRPRIIDDDELESELEDVRTRVNDLDDERSEIDDELREIDERIESARPFAALGLDIDLLSGYDSLTAAVGEGDRGEIEAALEDSEAVEAYELYAEDEYVAAFVYPDVDLEDALVGAAFTEYEIPDLGEGGEATSPEAYIEDLNHRRGQLESNLETVESRLEDLKHEVSGFLLAAEEKLSIEVQKREAPLTFATTENAFVSEGWIPTERVDDLVDTLDARAGDHVEVDELERASYDEDGHAHEHEEIEESGKSGGQSAGGRTAGEPDAVADGGDGEAVADGGRAMSGGSPPVVQDNSAIAKPFEMLVGVINRPRYTEIDPTLILFLTFPAFFGFMIGDLGYGILYVAIGYALMRRFESPGIRSLGGVAVAAGIFTAIFGVLYGEIFGLHQLGEIVWPSGSPPIHKGLSPEYGTYALGWLVVSLLVGMLHLAVGWIIDFYQNLSHGIGDAMTESGSWLLMLFGFWAWVFADAPPSGAAPGLLVSADSAVFAGHPFALGFAGLPTTVGLVGLGVFFVGLVLLVKGDPVEGVEFLNVLVNVLSYTRLAAVLLAKAGMAFVVNLLVFGVYVTEETHGGETVDAWHFGVGGMPAEAGTSFHGHQVVEIMSPGLVHGSIAAVVVGALVLVVGHLLVLALGVTSAGLQGIRLEYVEFFGKFYEGGGKPYEPFGYERRYTTED encoded by the coding sequence ATGGACGACGCCATCGAGGCCGTCCACGAGTTGAACCTGGTCCACGTCACCGACTACGACGGCGCCTGGGAGGGGTTCTCCCCGGGGAACCCGATCGAGGGTGCCGAGGAGGCCGCGAGTAGACTCGTCACCGTCCGCGCCCTCGAGAGCACCCTCGGCGTCGAGGAGTCGGACGCCGGCCGACCCCGGATCATCGACGACGACGAACTCGAATCGGAACTCGAGGACGTCCGAACGCGGGTCAACGACCTCGACGACGAGCGCTCGGAGATCGACGACGAGCTCCGCGAGATCGACGAGCGGATCGAGTCGGCGCGTCCGTTCGCCGCGCTGGGGCTCGACATCGATCTGCTGTCCGGATACGACTCGCTGACCGCCGCGGTCGGCGAGGGCGACCGCGGCGAGATCGAGGCGGCACTCGAGGACAGCGAGGCGGTCGAAGCGTACGAGCTGTACGCGGAGGACGAGTACGTCGCCGCCTTCGTCTATCCTGACGTGGACCTCGAGGACGCGCTGGTCGGCGCGGCCTTCACCGAGTACGAGATCCCGGACCTCGGCGAAGGAGGCGAGGCGACGAGTCCGGAGGCGTACATCGAGGATCTGAACCACCGCCGCGGCCAGCTCGAATCGAACCTCGAGACCGTCGAGAGCCGCCTCGAAGACCTCAAACACGAGGTTTCTGGCTTCCTGCTCGCCGCCGAAGAGAAGCTCTCGATCGAGGTCCAAAAGCGGGAAGCGCCGCTGACCTTCGCGACGACGGAGAACGCCTTCGTCTCCGAGGGCTGGATCCCGACGGAGCGGGTCGACGACCTCGTCGATACGCTCGACGCCCGCGCCGGCGACCACGTCGAGGTCGACGAACTCGAACGGGCGTCCTACGACGAGGACGGCCACGCCCACGAACACGAGGAGATCGAGGAGTCGGGGAAATCCGGCGGTCAGAGCGCTGGCGGACGCACAGCCGGTGAACCGGACGCCGTCGCGGACGGCGGGGACGGCGAGGCCGTCGCCGACGGCGGTCGAGCGATGAGCGGCGGTTCGCCGCCGGTCGTCCAGGACAACAGCGCAATCGCGAAGCCCTTCGAGATGCTCGTCGGCGTCATCAACCGGCCCAGATACACGGAGATCGATCCGACGCTGATCCTGTTCTTGACGTTCCCGGCGTTCTTCGGGTTCATGATCGGCGATCTGGGATACGGGATCCTCTACGTCGCCATCGGCTACGCCCTGATGCGGCGCTTCGAGTCGCCGGGAATCCGTTCGCTCGGTGGCGTCGCCGTCGCGGCCGGGATATTCACCGCGATCTTCGGCGTGCTATACGGGGAGATATTCGGGCTTCACCAGCTCGGCGAGATCGTCTGGCCGAGCGGTTCTCCGCCCATACACAAGGGTCTCTCCCCCGAGTACGGCACCTACGCGCTCGGGTGGCTCGTGGTGAGCCTGCTCGTCGGGATGCTCCACCTCGCAGTCGGGTGGATCATCGACTTCTATCAGAACCTCTCACACGGCATCGGCGACGCGATGACCGAGAGCGGGTCGTGGTTGTTGATGTTGTTCGGCTTCTGGGCGTGGGTGTTCGCGGACGCGCCGCCCAGCGGCGCGGCGCCCGGCCTGCTCGTCTCGGCCGACAGCGCCGTCTTCGCCGGACACCCGTTCGCACTCGGCTTTGCGGGGCTCCCCACTACGGTCGGGCTCGTCGGCCTCGGGGTCTTCTTCGTCGGCCTCGTGTTGCTCGTCAAGGGAGACCCCGTCGAGGGCGTCGAGTTCCTCAACGTTCTCGTGAACGTCCTCTCGTACACCCGGCTCGCGGCCGTGCTGCTCGCGAAGGCGGGGATGGCCTTCGTGGTCAACCTGCTCGTCTTCGGCGTCTACGTCACCGAGGAGACCCACGGGGGCGAGACCGTCGACGCGTGGCACTTCGGGGTCGGCGGGATGCCGGCCGAGGCCGGGACGTCGTTCCACGGCCACCAGGTCGTCGAGATCATGTCTCCCGGGCTGGTCCACGGCAGCATCGCCGCCGTGGTTGTCGGCGCGCTCGTGCTCGTCGTCGGCCACCTGCTCGTGCTCGCGCTCGGGGTCACGAGCGCCGGCCTGCAGGGGATCCGTCTCGAGTACGTGGAGTTCTTCGGGAAGTTCTACGAGGGCGGCGGCAAGCCCTACGAGCCGTTCGGCTACGAGCGGCGCTACACCACCGAGGACTGA
- the ahaH gene encoding ATP synthase archaeal subunit H, with translation MARPEVLDRIKGAEDEADDIVAEAEEAREERIAEAREEADRIREDAHEEAQAHKQERLEEAREDIDSEREEIIAEGESEREALEERAAENREAAVEYTVDLFTEAVNVQSQT, from the coding sequence ATGGCCAGGCCAGAGGTTCTTGACCGAATCAAGGGGGCCGAGGATGAGGCCGACGACATCGTCGCCGAGGCCGAGGAGGCGCGCGAAGAGCGCATTGCCGAGGCGCGCGAGGAGGCCGACCGCATCCGCGAGGACGCCCACGAGGAGGCGCAGGCCCACAAACAGGAGCGCCTCGAGGAGGCGCGCGAGGATATCGACTCCGAACGCGAGGAGATCATCGCCGAGGGCGAGTCCGAGCGCGAGGCACTCGAGGAACGCGCCGCGGAGAACCGCGAGGCGGCGGTCGAATATACGGTCGATCTGTTCACGGAGGCGGTGAATGTCCAGTCTCAGACCTAA
- a CDS encoding translation initiation factor IF-6: MLRASLSGSAYVGVFGRATDDCLLVRPDIEASLLEAFETELDVPAVPTTVAGSGTVGALAVGNENGLLVSERVTDRERDRIEGETDLSVGELPGRINAAGNVVLANDRGALAHPDLSRKAVRAVGDTLDVPVERGEIAGVRTVGTAAVVTENGVLCHPKTTDETLDFLEDLFGVYADIGTINYGGPLVGSGLIANASGYVTGEETTGPELGRIEDALGYIE, encoded by the coding sequence GTGCTCCGCGCGTCGCTCTCCGGGTCCGCCTACGTCGGCGTCTTCGGCCGGGCGACCGACGATTGCCTGCTCGTCCGTCCGGACATAGAGGCCTCGCTCCTCGAGGCGTTCGAGACCGAACTCGACGTGCCCGCCGTGCCGACGACCGTCGCCGGATCGGGCACCGTCGGCGCGCTCGCGGTCGGCAACGAGAACGGGTTGCTCGTCAGCGAACGCGTCACCGACCGCGAGCGCGACCGCATCGAGGGCGAAACTGACCTCTCGGTCGGGGAGCTGCCCGGCCGGATCAACGCCGCCGGCAACGTCGTCCTCGCGAACGACCGGGGGGCGCTGGCACACCCGGACCTCTCCCGGAAGGCCGTACGCGCAGTGGGTGATACGCTCGACGTTCCCGTCGAGCGCGGGGAGATCGCCGGCGTCCGGACCGTCGGAACCGCCGCCGTCGTGACCGAGAACGGCGTGCTTTGTCACCCGAAAACCACGGACGAGACGCTCGATTTCCTCGAGGACCTCTTCGGCGTCTACGCCGACATCGGGACGATAAATTACGGCGGCCCGCTCGTCGGCTCCGGGTTGATCGCGAACGCCAGCGGCTACGTCACCGGCGAGGAAACGACCGGGCCGGAACTGGGCCGCATCGAGGACGCCCTCGGCTACATCGAGTAG
- a CDS encoding 50S ribosomal protein L31e → MSAEFDERVMTVPLRDVLAGSNTDRADKAMRLVRSHLAQHFNVEEDAVRLDPSINESVWERGRSKPPRKLRVRAARFEEEGEAVVEAETA, encoded by the coding sequence ATGAGCGCCGAATTCGACGAGCGCGTCATGACCGTCCCGCTCCGGGACGTCCTCGCCGGCTCGAACACCGACCGCGCGGACAAGGCGATGCGCCTCGTCCGTTCGCACCTCGCACAGCACTTCAACGTCGAGGAGGACGCGGTTCGGCTGGACCCCTCGATCAACGAGTCCGTCTGGGAGCGCGGCCGGTCGAAGCCGCCGCGGAAGCTCCGCGTTCGGGCGGCCCGCTTCGAGGAGGAGGGCGAGGCCGTCGTCGAAGCAGAGACCGCATAA
- a CDS encoding 50S ribosomal protein L39e codes for MGKKSKAKKKRLGKLERQNNRVPAWVIMKTDRDTLRNHKRRNWRRSDTDE; via the coding sequence ATGGGCAAGAAATCGAAGGCGAAAAAAAAGCGGCTCGGGAAGCTCGAACGGCAGAACAACCGCGTCCCCGCGTGGGTCATCATGAAGACCGACCGCGACACGCTGCGCAACCACAAACGCCGCAACTGGCGTCGGAGTGATACGGACGAATGA
- a CDS encoding helix-turn-helix domain-containing protein, with translation MADAMSEYLKQDMQCEGLLECIHGLKGLDREIFKLLTDRSEPLTVDEIAEEVDRERSTAYRSVQRLLQSGFVQKDQINYDQGGYYHVFRPTDPDEIADDMQRMLNDWYAKMGQLIGEFREKYGEAIEEPPAAPVEN, from the coding sequence ATGGCGGACGCAATGAGCGAGTATCTCAAACAGGATATGCAGTGCGAAGGCCTCCTCGAGTGCATCCACGGCCTGAAGGGCCTCGACAGGGAGATATTCAAACTGCTAACGGATCGCTCGGAACCGCTCACCGTCGACGAAATCGCCGAAGAGGTCGACCGCGAGCGCTCGACGGCCTACCGCTCGGTTCAGCGGCTCCTCCAGAGCGGGTTCGTCCAGAAGGATCAGATCAACTACGATCAGGGCGGCTACTACCACGTCTTCCGGCCGACCGATCCCGACGAGATCGCCGACGACATGCAACGAATGCTCAACGACTGGTACGCGAAGATGGGCCAGCTGATCGGGGAGTTCCGCGAAAAGTACGGCGAAGCCATCGAGGAACCCCCCGCCGCTCCGGTCGAGAACTGA
- a CDS encoding NAD(P)/FAD-dependent oxidoreductase: MGNADTDVLVVGGGPAGLSAALFAQKNGLETICLDTDETWIHKAHLFNYLGIGSVDGSAFVETARSQVDSFGAERVETEVTDVNETAGDFVAETAGGSYTGRYVVLATGASRDLAESLGCAFDGDVVDVGVTMETSVEDAYATGAMVRAEEWQAIIAAGDGAAAALNVLSKEKGEHFHDFDVPADADAVFGAMGEE; this comes from the coding sequence ATGGGAAATGCTGACACGGACGTGCTCGTCGTCGGCGGTGGCCCGGCCGGACTGAGCGCGGCCCTCTTCGCACAAAAGAACGGACTGGAGACGATCTGTCTCGACACCGACGAAACCTGGATCCACAAGGCGCATCTCTTCAATTACCTCGGAATCGGCTCGGTCGACGGGTCGGCGTTCGTGGAGACCGCCCGTTCGCAGGTCGACAGCTTCGGCGCCGAACGCGTCGAGACGGAGGTGACCGACGTGAACGAGACGGCCGGGGACTTCGTGGCCGAAACTGCCGGCGGGTCGTACACCGGGCGATACGTGGTGTTGGCGACGGGCGCGAGCCGCGACCTCGCCGAGTCGCTCGGTTGTGCGTTCGACGGCGACGTCGTCGACGTCGGGGTCACGATGGAGACGAGCGTCGAGGACGCCTACGCGACGGGTGCGATGGTTCGGGCGGAGGAGTGGCAAGCGATTATCGCCGCGGGAGACGGCGCGGCTGCCGCGTTGAACGTTCTCTCGAAGGAGAAGGGCGAACACTTCCACGACTTCGACGTACCGGCCGACGCCGACGCGGTGTTCGGCGCGATGGGCGAGGAGTGA
- a CDS encoding acyl-CoA thioesterase, whose amino-acid sequence MSTVSETYIENRQRVQPTDTNNYAAAHGGNVVKWMDEVGAMSAMRHAGETCVTARINGLDFEQSVPQGDTCVIEAYAYEAGRTSVRVRLRAFREDPRTGERERTTDSYFVFVAVDSEGSPTPVPDLEVGSERCKRLRSEALSNDPER is encoded by the coding sequence ATGTCGACCGTCAGCGAGACGTACATCGAGAACCGACAGCGGGTCCAGCCGACGGACACGAACAACTACGCGGCCGCACACGGCGGAAACGTCGTCAAGTGGATGGACGAGGTCGGCGCGATGTCCGCAATGCGGCACGCGGGCGAGACTTGCGTCACCGCCCGGATCAACGGGCTGGACTTCGAGCAGTCGGTCCCCCAGGGCGACACCTGCGTCATCGAGGCGTACGCCTACGAGGCGGGTCGGACGAGCGTCCGGGTCCGTCTACGCGCGTTCCGGGAGGACCCACGAACCGGCGAGCGCGAGCGGACCACCGACTCGTATTTCGTCTTCGTCGCGGTCGACTCCGAGGGGTCCCCGACGCCGGTTCCGGACCTAGAGGTCGGGTCCGAGCGCTGTAAGCGACTCCGATCGGAGGCGTTGTCGAACGATCCCGAGCGGTGA